The following proteins are co-located in the Siansivirga zeaxanthinifaciens CC-SAMT-1 genome:
- a CDS encoding SusC/RagA family TonB-linked outer membrane protein, producing the protein MKLKLNSFPRFKKSWLCLFFALSSFIVINSQTISGTVTADGQPLPGATVLIKGMTKGTSTDFDGNYILEASPQSTLVFSYVGYATQSVLVGNQKTINVNLVADNKLDEVVVIGYGTQRKSDLTGAVSSISSEDIASLPVARVDQALQGRAAGVQVTQTSGAPGAGTSIRVRGGNSITGNNQPLWVVDGIIVGTNFNLNNLNANDIKSVEILKDASSIAIYGSRGANGVILVTTKNGANIGGGKPQVNVGIYTSTQLVPERPAFLSQAEQIAYTNEDARFRGVAEPFPGNPSDYPDNDYFDLLLDPSPIYNADLSIAGSSENGNVNYYNSLNFFHQDGLIKNSGIEKYIFRSNVDFKLSDKLKAGFRVNYSRIKQDNGVVAYGGLLNILPTQPIYNDDGSFNGFNDVIGAPFNNPLATAQLDTDETIGTNFLGTMYLEYSPIKNLIIRSTFNPEIDNSKRNEFTSSQRPDLTVVGETGNARISSVASLNWNNENTIQYSTKLGENHNLTMLGGASFQKSSSESVLAQSFGFTTDATQFNNLNLGTDPTRNVVRSSFVSEQIVSFFGRLNYSYKDKYLLTLVGRSDGSSKFAPGNKYAFFPSVAGAWKISEEPFMQNQSVFSDLKLRASYGKSGNQAILPYSTLPIYEEANTSYNGVELPGLTLGRPANPDLQWETTSSYDIALEASLFNGRIFTEFNYYRKKTNDLLLDVSIPRQTGFQTQLQNVGSLENKGWEFLINTTNIRNNHFTWGSTLTLSSNKNKILDLGGKDFIDLVVDQIVGAGNLRLIVGETVPVFTGANYLGTWKSQAEIDASGLLPGSQVVGGPRFENQLTVDTNNDGIPDQADNIISNEDYVVLGNPFPDLIYGFENNFRYKNFDLNVYIQGTVGNEVYNLRTRGNFWTRGENPKYAEIADRWTPDNPLSNIPRAGSDGVTGIPPTSEDVEDGTHLRLKNVKLTYNLPVDKIGWEGVKAMSIYASGTNLLLLSDFRLIDPETSRYGNTGLGNIAQGFSNGEYPNAKVISIGLNVTF; encoded by the coding sequence ATGAAACTAAAATTAAATTCATTTCCAAGATTTAAAAAATCTTGGTTGTGTTTATTCTTTGCACTATCCAGTTTTATAGTGATTAATTCACAAACAATTTCTGGAACTGTTACAGCAGATGGACAACCATTACCGGGGGCTACAGTTTTAATTAAGGGTATGACAAAAGGAACGAGTACCGATTTTGATGGGAATTATATCCTTGAAGCTAGTCCACAAAGCACATTAGTGTTTTCGTATGTTGGTTACGCAACTCAAAGCGTTTTAGTAGGTAACCAAAAAACTATTAACGTGAATTTAGTTGCCGACAACAAATTGGACGAAGTTGTAGTTATTGGATATGGTACCCAACGTAAATCTGATTTAACAGGGGCTGTATCATCAATAAGTTCAGAAGATATAGCTAGCCTCCCCGTTGCAAGAGTAGATCAAGCTTTACAAGGTAGAGCAGCAGGTGTTCAAGTTACTCAAACAAGTGGAGCTCCTGGTGCGGGAACATCTATTAGGGTAAGAGGAGGAAACTCTATTACTGGAAATAACCAACCGCTTTGGGTTGTCGATGGAATTATTGTAGGCACTAATTTTAATTTGAATAATCTGAACGCCAATGATATTAAATCGGTTGAGATTTTAAAAGATGCATCTTCTATAGCTATTTATGGATCTAGGGGGGCTAATGGTGTTATTTTGGTAACTACAAAAAATGGAGCGAATATTGGTGGGGGTAAACCCCAAGTAAATGTGGGTATTTATACAAGTACTCAATTGGTTCCAGAAAGGCCTGCCTTTCTATCTCAAGCAGAACAAATTGCCTATACTAACGAGGATGCTCGTTTTAGAGGCGTTGCAGAACCATTTCCTGGGAATCCATCTGATTACCCAGATAATGATTATTTTGATTTATTGCTAGATCCATCACCAATTTATAATGCCGATTTATCTATTGCTGGTTCTTCTGAAAATGGTAATGTAAATTATTATAACTCTTTGAATTTCTTCCATCAAGACGGATTAATAAAGAATTCTGGAATTGAAAAATATATTTTCAGATCAAATGTTGATTTTAAATTAAGTGATAAATTAAAAGCAGGATTCAGAGTTAATTACTCCAGAATAAAGCAAGACAATGGTGTTGTAGCTTATGGCGGATTATTAAATATTTTGCCAACGCAACCTATTTATAATGATGATGGATCTTTCAATGGATTCAATGATGTCATTGGGGCGCCTTTTAACAATCCATTAGCAACAGCTCAATTGGATACTGATGAAACAATTGGTACTAATTTCTTGGGAACGATGTATCTAGAATACAGTCCCATTAAAAATTTAATTATTCGTTCTACTTTTAATCCTGAGATTGATAATAGCAAGAGAAACGAGTTTACTTCTAGCCAAAGACCAGATCTAACGGTTGTGGGCGAGACTGGAAATGCAAGAATTTCTTCAGTTGCAAGCTTAAACTGGAACAATGAAAACACGATTCAATACAGCACAAAATTAGGAGAAAACCATAATTTAACTATGCTTGGAGGTGCATCTTTTCAAAAGAGTTCTAGTGAGTCTGTTCTAGCGCAATCATTTGGTTTTACTACCGATGCAACACAGTTTAATAACCTAAATCTAGGAACTGATCCAACTAGAAATGTTGTAAGAAGTAGCTTTGTAAGCGAACAAATTGTATCCTTTTTTGGAAGGCTTAATTATAGCTATAAAGACAAATATTTATTAACTTTAGTAGGAAGAAGCGATGGTAGCTCGAAATTTGCACCTGGTAATAAATATGCATTTTTCCCATCCGTAGCAGGTGCTTGGAAAATTTCTGAAGAACCATTTATGCAAAACCAAAGCGTATTTAGTGATTTAAAGTTAAGAGCAAGTTATGGTAAATCAGGAAATCAGGCTATTTTACCTTATAGTACCTTGCCTATTTATGAGGAAGCTAATACATCTTATAATGGGGTAGAATTACCGGGTTTAACTTTGGGAAGACCCGCAAACCCAGATTTACAATGGGAAACAACGTCATCTTATGATATAGCTCTAGAAGCTTCGCTTTTTAATGGTAGAATATTTACAGAGTTTAATTACTATCGTAAGAAAACAAATGATTTACTGTTAGATGTATCAATTCCTAGGCAAACAGGTTTTCAAACACAGCTACAAAACGTAGGGTCGCTTGAAAATAAAGGTTGGGAGTTTTTAATTAACACAACCAACATTAGAAATAATCACTTTACTTGGGGGTCTACATTAACCCTTTCTTCAAACAAGAACAAAATACTAGATCTTGGAGGTAAAGATTTCATAGATTTGGTAGTAGATCAAATTGTAGGTGCTGGTAATCTACGTCTTATAGTAGGCGAAACAGTCCCTGTATTTACTGGAGCCAATTACTTAGGTACTTGGAAGAGTCAAGCAGAAATTGATGCTTCTGGTTTGTTGCCAGGTTCTCAAGTAGTTGGTGGACCAAGATTTGAAAACCAATTAACAGTTGATACTAACAATGACGGTATCCCAGATCAAGCAGACAACATCATATCTAACGAAGATTATGTGGTATTAGGTAATCCATTTCCAGATTTAATTTATGGTTTTGAAAATAACTTTCGTTATAAAAATTTTGATTTAAACGTATACATTCAAGGTACCGTTGGTAATGAAGTTTATAATTTAAGAACTAGAGGTAATTTTTGGACCCGCGGTGAAAATCCAAAGTATGCTGAGATAGCCGATCGTTGGACACCAGATAATCCATTATCTAATATACCTAGAGCAGGTTCCGATGGAGTAACAGGTATTCCTCCTACTTCTGAGGATGTTGAAGATGGTACGCACTTACGTTTAAAGAATGTGAAATTAACTTATAACCTTCCAGTAGATAAAATTGGATGGGAAGGTGTTAAAGCAATGTCCATTTATGCTTCAGGAACAAACCTATTGTTATTATCAGATTTTAGGTTAATCGATCCTGAAACAAGTCGTTATGGAAATACTGGATTAGGAAATATTGCTCAAGGATTTTCAAACGGAGAGTATCCAAATGCAAAGGTTATTAGCATAGGACTAAATGTAACTTTTTAA